One window of Rissa tridactyla isolate bRisTri1 chromosome 12, bRisTri1.patW.cur.20221130, whole genome shotgun sequence genomic DNA carries:
- the CEBPB gene encoding CCAAT/enhancer-binding protein beta has product MQRLVAWDAACLPIQPPAFKSMEVANFYYEADCLAALNKLHPRAAGGRSMTELTVGDHERAIDFSPYLDPLASQQPAQPPPPAAAAGGNFEPPCSSGGGQDFLSDLFAEDYKGSGGSKKPDYTYISLARHSHPCASQSHKPGGLPGCFPPQIVETKVEPVFETLDSCKGPRKEEGGAGPGPGGMSSPYGSTVRSYLGYQSVPSGSSGNLSTSSSSSPPGTPNPSESSKSAAGGGGYSAPAAGKNKPKKCVDKHSDEYKLRRERNNIAVRKSRDKAKMRNLETQHKVLELTAENERLQKKVEQLSRELSTLRNLFKQLPEPLLASSPRC; this is encoded by the coding sequence ATGCAACGCCTGGTGGCCTGGGACGCAGCATGCCTCCCCATCCAGCCGCCCGCCTTTAAATCCATGGAAGTGGCTAATTTCTATTACGAGGCGGACTGTCTGGCTGCTCTCAACAAGCTGCACCCGCGGGCGGCCGGGGGCCGCTCCATGACCGAGCTCACCGTAGGGGACCACGAGAGAGCCATCGACTTCAGCCCCTACCTGGACCCCTTAGCATCCCAGCAGCCGGCGCAGCCGCCTcctcccgcagcagcagcagggggcaACTTTGAGCCTCCctgcagcagcggcggcggccaaGATTTCCTTTCCGATCTCTTCGCCGAGGACTATAAAGGCAGCGGCGGGAGCAAGAAGCCCGACTACACCTACATCAGCCTCGCCCGGCACAGCCACCCCTGCGCCAGCCAGAGCCACaagccgggggggctgccgggctgCTTCCCGCCCCAGATCGTGGAAACCAAAGTGGAGCCGGTCTTCGAGACCCTGGACTCTTGCAAAGGGCCCCGTAAGGAAGaagggggagccgggccgggacCGGGGGGCATGTCCTCACCCTACGGCAGCACCGTGCGCTCCTACCTGGGTTACCAGTCGGTGCCGAGCGGCAGCAGCGGGAACCTGTCCACCTcgtcctcctccagcccccccggcacccccaacCCCTCCGAGTCCTCCAAGtccgccgccggcggcgggggctaCTCCGCCCCCGCGGCGGGCAAGAACAAGCCCAAGAAGTGCGTGGACAAGCACAGCGACGAGTACAAGCTCCGCCGGGAGAGGAACAACATCGCGGTGCGCAAGAGCCGCGACAAAGCGAAAATGCGCAACCTGGAGACGCAGCACAAAGTCTTGGAACTGACGGCCGAGAACGAGCGGCTGCAGAAGAAGGTGGAGCAGCTCTCCCGGGAGCTGAGCACCCTCAGGAACTTGTTCAAACAGCTGCCCGAGCCCCTGCTCGCCTCCTCGCCTCGCTGCTGa